In the Topomyia yanbarensis strain Yona2022 chromosome 3, ASM3024719v1, whole genome shotgun sequence genome, one interval contains:
- the LOC131688510 gene encoding HEAT repeat-containing protein 6 codes for MDLESHFLSLSTKFLFINCGGQFNDYRNELNTLLNELNGLDYKSQQISDVRAPVRLVESFANIPTNEETLIIKACCLIKTLVNRQKIVLPVNVAVAQIGWLFKCLERCFYQVVCDVLGTLQILVKHCADHVGLFGDFLVSTNGVLVNLLAEPNYRRVGKDAGCDSCSPGEIYLATVLCLEALLEATGDSSALEQYLPLIGDSVLSITFRIKSDILSESSFYSLMVSAINCLRLVSVQQEEWLVEHLGQLLGVAKAHMMYGIPGVNHLPTQRIVVSQQGVPEPQHIPINMGGKVPKTRRTRTPAKAKGKRAAAKVGSTWDESSRQPYSEQSLVLQMPTPGSHSNSAYRTSDSDFSESESSRAQIDRHKLAKLRLSALTLISTISQTVEKKIMFGYWHALFPDENRTPATISLLNCVLKDPSPKCRIAAVQATSSLLYRSKPFLIQAESSEKAPASFTPFSIALGNMIIEMYDMLTQALADESDFSVLTQILKCLTVFIQATPFHRLRKGIVTKFVRFVRILTRHKDPTIKVGALMVMGFLISVSEITPEISQLVGIPKTEIVNKSSEIREKTKAEVARVQYDAEEEEVVSSDEDDAETSSGDAGKGNSSSAMGPKMSWLLQIALENLGISVNEQKVTTPSAVMPVRMECLQIISAMTLHYSLLADHLPLVASALLKSFRDSVPEIRMCAARVLDLLGHAINTSLLLKVTTDPQELIVSVHFWTTMLPTVTEQIQDIDQNPMMRAVCCDAFGNMGVHVYEKLPRDRQLALVSLLTGCTFDEDSLVSSAAVRVLSVYILFPSLRENICYIENTIDAIFRIMKDPNVIARVKASWSLGNITDALVLNSSDPNKERLGDAVMQQICEAAIGAASDNDKVRCNAVRTIGNVLRTLRLDHFSQNVWTQLCQKAIDKLVHNTLHSNNVKVKWNACYAIGNMMQNELMFSEGHRIDWQKQIFPALCTIVIKSNNFKVRINSAAALSVVKNRPHYGTYFIQIWGSLLTALEQSDNLIDYNEYKHRDNLQEQLCLSLSHFLRLATRDDLLAMSNELLPLFDTVRQNWDRVINRILPEKAAKLFEAHVKLKELQPTVRNAETRGAVEMILNCFASDGHVL; via the exons atgGACTTGGAATCGCATTTCCTCAGTTTATCTACAAAATTCCTTTTTATAAATTGTGGCGGTCAGTTCAACGACTACCGAAATGAACTGAACACACTTCTTAACGAACTGAATGGACTAGACTACAAAAGTCAGCAGATAAGCGATGTTCGG GCACCGGTGCGTCTGGTGGAATCCTTTGCCAATATCCCCACGAATGAAGAGACTTTAATCATTAAGGCTTGCTGTCTGATCAAAACACTGGTCAATCGACAGAAAATTGTACTGCCGGTGAATGTTGCCGTAGCTCAGATTGGTTGGCTGTTCAAGTGCTTGGAACGGTGTTTCTATCAGGTGGTTTGTGATGTTCTGGGAACGTTGCAGATTCTCGTGAAGCACTGTGCTGACCATGTCGGATTATTTGGCGATTTTTTGGTATCAACCAATGGAGTGTTGGTGAATCTGTTGGCGGAACCAAACTACAGAAGAGTTGGTAAGGACGCTGGATGCGATAGTTGTTCCCCCGGGGAAATTTATTTGGCTACGGTGCTTTGCCTAGAGGCTTTATTGGAGGCCACCGGAGATAGTTCTGCACTCGAACAGTACCTTCCGTTGATTGGAGATTCAGTACTGTCCATAACATTTCGCATTAAAAGCGACATTCTTTCGGAATCTTCGTTCTACAGTTTGATGGTTTCTGCAATCAACTGCTTGCGGTTGGTATCCGTTCAACAGGAGGAGTGGTTAGTGGAACATTTAGGGCAACTACTGGGAGTAGCCAAAGCGCATATGATGTATGGGATTCCTGGTGTGAATCATTTGCCAACTCAAAGGATAGTTGTGTCACAGCAAGGCGTTCCAGAGCCGCAGCATATCCCGATTAACATGGGTGGGAAGGTGCCGAAGACGAGAAGAACTAGAACCCCTGCTAAAGCAAAAGGAAAAAGAGCAGCTGCAAAGGTCGGATCCACGTGGGATGAAAGTAGCCGACAGCCGTACTCGGAGCAGAGTTTAGTGCTGCAGA TGCCAACACCGGGAAGCCATTCAAACAGTGCCTATCGTACAAGTGATTCAGATTTCTCGGAAAGCGAATCGTCACGAGCTCAAATAGATCGACACAAATTAGCGAAATTGCGTCTTTCAGCATTGACTCTGATCAGTACCATCAGTCAAACGGttgagaaaaaaattatgttcGGTTATTGGCACGCACTGTTTCCGGACGAAAATCGAACACCGGCAACGATCTCGCTGCTGAACTGCGTCCTCAAAGATCCTTCTCCCAAGTGTAGGATAGCAGCTGTTCAGGCGACTTCCTCCTTACTGTACAGATCGAAACCTTTCCTCATTCAGGCTGAAAGCAGTGAAAAGGCACCAGCTTCATTTACTCCGTTTTCGATCGCACTTGGAAACATGATCATCGAAATGTACGACATGCTAACACAAGCCCTAGCCGACGAGAGTGATTTTTCTGTTCTAACACAAATTCTTAAATGTTTAACAGTTTTCATTCAGGCGACTCCCTTTCACCGCTTACGCAAGGGAATAGTAACTAAATTTGTTCGATTTGTGCGGATTTTGACCCGGCACAAGGATCCGACAATTAAAGTAGGTGCCCTGATGGTCATGGGATTCCTGATTTCGGTCAGTGAGATTACACCGGAGATCTCCCAGTTGGTGGGTATTCCGAAAACTGAAATCGTCAACAAAAGTAGTGAGATTAGAGAGAAGACCAAAGCGGAGGTGGCAAGGGTCCAGTACGATGCCGAAGAGGAAGAAGTTGTTTCATCTGATGAGGATGATGCGGAGACGTCTAGTGGCGATGCAGGAAAGGGGAACAGTAGTTCGGCAATGGGACCGAAAATGTCCTGGCTGTTACAGATTGCTCTCGAGAACTTGGGGATATCGGTTAATGAGCAGAAGGTGACAACGCCGTCAGCGGTGATGCCTGTTCGAATGGAGTGCCTGCAGATTATATCGGCTATGACTTTGCACTATTCACTGCTGGCGGATCATCTTCCACTGGTTGCGTCGGCTTTGTTGAAATCTTTCAGGGATTCCGTACCGGAAATAAGGATGTGCGCAGCTCGAGTACTAGACTTGCTCGGACATGCCATTAATACGTCGTTGCTGTTAAAAG TTACAACCGATCCGCAGGAATTGATCGTATCTGTACATTTCTGGACAACGATGCTGCCAACGGTAACAGAACAGATTCAGGACATTGATCAGAATCCTATGATGCGTGCCGTGTGCTGTGATGCGTTCGGAAACATGGGCGTCCACGTATATGAAAAGTTACCC CGCGACCGACAGCTCGCTTTGGTTTCCCTGCTGACGGGGTGCACCTTCGATGAGGACAGTCTCGTCAGTTCAGCAGCCGTCAGAGTACTTTCGGTATACATTCTGTTTCCCTCGCTGAGGGAGAACATCTGTTATATCGAGAACACGATCGATGCTATTTTCCGTATTATGAAAGATCCGAATGTGATCGCTCGAGTCAAGGCCAGCTGGTCGTTGGGGAACATCACCGATGCGCTGGTACTGAATAGTAGTGATCCGAATAAGGAACGTCTCGGTGACGCAGTTATGCAACAGATTTGTGAAGCAGCTATTGGAGCGGCCAGCGATAACGATAAAGTTCGATGCAATGCTGTTCGAACTATCGGAAATGTACTACGCACGTTAAGATTGGATCATTTTTCCCAAAACGTGTGGACTCAGCTTTGCCAGAAAGCGATCGACAAACTAGTTCACAACACTCTCCACTCAAACAATGTAAAGGTCAAATGGAATGCCTGCTATGCGATTGGGAACATGATGCAAAATGAGCTTATGTTTAGCGAAGGTCATCGAATCGATTGGCAGAAGCAAATTTTTCCCGCACTTTGCACGATAGTCATCAAGTCGAACAATTTCAAAGTAAGGATCAATTCAGCAGCTGCCCTTTCCGTAGTTAAAAATCGGCCCCATTATGGCACCtatttcattcaaatttgggGCTCTCTGTTGACCGCATTGGAACAGTCGGATAATCTCATTGACTACAATGAGTACAAACACCGTGATAATCTGCAAGAGCAGCTCTGTCTGTCGCTTTCGCACTTTCTTCGGCTGGCAACGCGGGACGACCTGTTGGCAATGAGCAACGAACTGCTTCCTTTGTTCGATACGGTGCGCCAGAATTGGGACCGGGTTATCAACCGGATATTACCGGAAAAGGCGGCCAAACTGTTTGAAGCACACGTCAAACTGAAAGAGTTACAACCGACGGTCAGAAATGCGGAAACCCGTGGTGCCGTTGAGATGATTTTGAACTGTTTCGCCAGTGATGGACATGTTTTGTAG